CGCCGTGGTGCGCGTGGGGTCGGCCCGCGCCGCGCTGGAGCAGGTGCGCAACGTCACGCCCGACCTGGTGGTGCTGCGCTCCGAGCTGCCGGATTCCTCGGGGGCGGAGCTCTGCGCGGAACTGTGCTCCGAGCACCGCCTGGGCCCGGGCACGCCGCTCGTGGTCACCACCGCCGGCCCCATGCGCCGCGAAGAGCAGCTCGCCGCCTTCCGCGCGGGCGCCTGGGAAGTCCTGCCCGTTCCTGTGGATGCGGAAGAGCTGCTGCTGCGGATGAACGTCTTCGTGCGCAGCAAGCTCGCCGCCGACCGGGCGCGCGAGGAGAGCCTGGTGGACCCCGGCACCGGCCTGTACAGCGTGCACGGCCTGCTGCGCCGCCTGCGCGAGCTGCGCCTGGAGGCCGCGCGCCAGCACACCTCGCTCGCCTGCGTGCTCGTCGCAGCCGAGCCGCCGCTCCTCGTGGGCGATGACGATCCGTGCGCCGACGCCCTCGCGCGCCGCATGCTGGGGCTCGTGCTGGCCGTGGGCCGCCGCTCCGACGCCATCGGACGGCTGGGGCCGTGCGAGTTCGCGGTGGTGGCGCCGCACACCGACGCCGCGGGGGTGCTCTCCATCGCCCAGCGCTTCGTGAGCGCCGCCGAGGCGGGCGACCCCGCGGACCCGGACCTGCCTCACCTGCGCATCCGCGTGGGCTGCTACGCCGTGGACGACCTGGACGCGGGCTCCATCGACCCCGTCGACATCCTCGTCCGCGCCACCCTCGCCCTCCGCCGCGCCCAGCGCGACTCCGTGGACTACCCCATCTCCTACTTCAAGCCTCCGCCGGCTCCGAGCTGACTCGATCTCCGCTCGCCAGTCCGTCTCTCGTACTCACCCCCCACGACAATCCATCCGTCCGTCAGCAGACCAGGATCGCCGCTTCCGAGTGCGGTTCCGGCGGTGTGTCGCTGCGGAAAGACGCCCCCTCCCCCGGCCCCTCCCCCGCAAGCGGGAGAGGGGAGAACTGCTTGCAAGGGATTGGGTTAAGACGTGTCGGCCGATCCATAGGCGACAGATCGTCAGCTCAATGTTCCGGCGGCGTGTTCCGCGGATCGAACGACGCATCGAGGCCTCATGGGGCCCGGAACACCGCCCAGGCAGCACACCGACTGAGGGCGCCTCGCCATCACCCGCACCGTGCCCGAACCAGCGACACCGGCCGCCCCGCCCAATCGCCGCAAATCGTTCCCCGACTGTGGAATAGACTCCCCTCTCCCGCTTGCGGGGGAGGGGCTGGGGGAGGGGGCACCCCATCCGCCCACCACCCCCGCTTCCGAAGCAGAAAGAACGACCTCTCCCCGAATCTGCCGAGGAGAGGTCGTCGCTTTTCGCCGCATCCGAACCCCAGCTTTTTGTCGTCGGTCAAACCTTCACAACGGCGGTCACCGCGGACTCCGGCTCCACGCCGTAGCCGGGGAGGTAGGAGTAGTAGCGGTAGAGGCGCGTGGGCGGGACGGCGTTGAGGACGGCGCCCAGGACGCGCACCGGGAGCCGGTCCAGCAGGTCCAGTTTGGCGGCGGCCAAATCGCCGTCGGTCGTGCCGGTGCGCAGGATCATGAGCAGGTTGCCCGTCATCGTCCCCAGCACGTACGCGTCCACCCCGGCCGAGAGCGGGGGGCTGTCCACGATCACCACGGAGAAGCGCTGCCGCAGCTCGGCAATCAGGTGGGTCATGGCGCCGGAGCCCAGCAGCTCCGGCCCGTTCTGCATGCGCGTGCCCGAGCCGAGCACGGTGAACCGCCCCCCGTCCGCCGGCTGGAGGACGTCGGCGAGCGCCATGCGGCCGGCCAGCACGTCGGTGAGGCCGGGCGCGCGCGGCACGTTCAGCAGGCGGTGCAGCGTGCCGCGGCGGATGTCGCCGTCCACCAGCACGGTACGGTGCCCCTGCGTGGCGAAGGCGCGCGCCAGGTTCAGCGCCATCGTCGTCTTCCCCTCGCCGCTGTCCGGGCTGCTGATGGTGAGCTGCACCGGCTGGCCCGCCGGGTAGAAGGACAGCACCGAAAGGCGTAGCTCGCGGAACGCCTCCGCCAGCTGCACCGAGCTGCGTCCGCCCGGCCCGAGCGGCGCGTACGGCACCGCGCCCAGGACCTGCAGCCCCATCCCGCCCGTGATCTGGTCCGGGAAGCGCACCCGCCGGTCCGCGCGCTCCAGCAGCGCGACCAGCAGCAGCGCCATCACCAGCCCGCCGCCCGCGAAGCCCCCCATCACCAGCGGCCGCCGGTCCTTCACGGGCACCGACGGGACGGCCGCCGGGTCCAGCACCTTCACGTCGGGCAGCGTGCTCACCGCCTCCAGCCGCGCCTCCTCGTACCGCTGGCGCAGCGTGCCGTACAGGTTGTTCGCGATCTCCACCCGCCGCTGGAGCCGCGCCTCCTCGATGGCCCTCGCCGGGATCTGCCGCAGCTCGCCCGAGGCGGACGCGATGCGCGAGTCCACGTCGGCCTGGCTGGCTTCCAGGCTGGCGGCGAGCTGGCGAACGGCGGTGGGGATGGCGCTGCCCTCCAGCGTGGCCAGGTCGGCTGTCAGCCGCTTCACGCCGGGGTGGTCGTCGGTGTAGCGCTGCCGCAGGGCGCGCAGCTCGGCCGCCTTGTCGTTGCGGTCCTTGAGCAGCTGCATCAGCTCCGGGCTGCGCTGCACGGCCGGGTTCACCGCCAGCGCGTCGTATCCCACCCGTCCCTGCGCCGCATCTCCCAGAACGCGCTGCACGGCCTCGCGGTCGTGGGCCAGGTCCTCGCGCGAGACCTTCATCTCGAAGTAGCTGTTGAACACCGGGTCGCGGGTGATGGCGAGCCCGGACGCGACCGGGGCTGCGCGCTCGGACGGAAGCGTCACGGTGCGTACGCGGAAGCTCTCCAGCGCCGTCTCGCTGTCGCGCAGGTTCGCCTCGGCGTAGCTGCGCTGCTCGTCGAGGATGGCGGTGAGCTGGTCCAGCTTGGCGCGCTTGAGCTGCGCCGCCACCTCCACGTAGCGCACCATGAGCCCGTTGAGCGTGCGGGCGATGCGCGACGGGTCGGTGCCGGAGAGGGAGAGGCGCAGGAAGTGGCCGTCCTCGGCCATGCGCGTCTCCAGCTGGTCGCCCAGGCGCATGGCCACGTCGCGCGGGTTGGCGAGCGAGAAGGCGACCGTGCGCCCCGGCTTGAGCCCCGCGGGCGGCACCCACCGGAAGCCGCGCGTGTGCCCCACGGGCGCGCCGGGCGCCGCACGCTCCAGCACCGCACCGTCCGCCGCGGAGAGCACCGCGCCCGCGCGCGCCACGTCCAGCCGGTAGCTGCCGGGCACGGGCGTGCCCTCCGCCCGGAA
This genomic interval from Longimicrobiaceae bacterium contains the following:
- a CDS encoding response regulator; the encoded protein is MSQSLQQPVSALLDAGALRAPQRPPIVLLVEDQEWTARSLESVLGSGGFAVVRVGSARAALEQVRNVTPDLVVLRSELPDSSGAELCAELCSEHRLGPGTPLVVTTAGPMRREEQLAAFRAGAWEVLPVPVDAEELLLRMNVFVRSKLAADRAREESLVDPGTGLYSVHGLLRRLRELRLEAARQHTSLACVLVAAEPPLLVGDDDPCADALARRMLGLVLAVGRRSDAIGRLGPCEFAVVAPHTDAAGVLSIAQRFVSAAEAGDPADPDLPHLRIRVGCYAVDDLDAGSIDPVDILVRATLALRRAQRDSVDYPISYFKPPPAPS
- a CDS encoding polysaccharide biosynthesis tyrosine autokinase, with the translated sequence MSSQAPIVSRISPLPQPAPVQPAADWPSPPPQAPGSGGALRVLGALMRRKWLVLGLTAAGIGAGVGAAGFVKPEYQVQGTVWIEGGDRDAANRGPIRGGELLQSFAWVELLKSYAILDPVVLDQRLYLDPALPGDAALFAGFRAEGTPVPGSYRLDVARAGAVLSAADGAVLERAAPGAPVGHTRGFRWVPPAGLKPGRTVAFSLANPRDVAMRLGDQLETRMAEDGHFLRLSLSGTDPSRIARTLNGLMVRYVEVAAQLKRAKLDQLTAILDEQRSYAEANLRDSETALESFRVRTVTLPSERAAPVASGLAITRDPVFNSYFEMKVSREDLAHDREAVQRVLGDAAQGRVGYDALAVNPAVQRSPELMQLLKDRNDKAAELRALRQRYTDDHPGVKRLTADLATLEGSAIPTAVRQLAASLEASQADVDSRIASASGELRQIPARAIEEARLQRRVEIANNLYGTLRQRYEEARLEAVSTLPDVKVLDPAAVPSVPVKDRRPLVMGGFAGGGLVMALLLVALLERADRRVRFPDQITGGMGLQVLGAVPYAPLGPGGRSSVQLAEAFRELRLSVLSFYPAGQPVQLTISSPDSGEGKTTMALNLARAFATQGHRTVLVDGDIRRGTLHRLLNVPRAPGLTDVLAGRMALADVLQPADGGRFTVLGSGTRMQNGPELLGSGAMTHLIAELRQRFSVVIVDSPPLSAGVDAYVLGTMTGNLLMILRTGTTDGDLAAAKLDLLDRLPVRVLGAVLNAVPPTRLYRYYSYLPGYGVEPESAVTAVVKV